One Micromonospora sp. FIMYZ51 genomic window carries:
- a CDS encoding NAD kinase, with product MSRSALLVTHTGRRRSTEHARTVAADLIAAGFEVRVVAEEAEDLDLPGVVPVTGPETAEGAEIVIALGGDGTFLRAAELARPAKVPLLGINLGKVGFLAEAEIDDLDVAVRDVVARNYTVNERLTLDVTAQFDGGPTIESWALNEISVEKGERAQMLELLVDVDGRPLSRYGCDGVVCATPTGSTAYAFSGGGPVVWPEVEALLLVPISAHALFSRPLVTSPTSTFSITVDPFTTLAVLSCDGRRVYDLPPGARVTVRRGTLPVRIVRLQDRSFTDRLVAKFGLPVQGWRGNRR from the coding sequence GTGAGCCGCAGTGCGCTGCTGGTGACCCACACCGGTCGTCGCCGCAGTACCGAACACGCCCGGACGGTGGCTGCCGATCTGATCGCCGCCGGTTTCGAGGTGCGCGTGGTGGCCGAGGAGGCCGAGGATCTCGACCTGCCGGGCGTGGTGCCGGTGACCGGTCCGGAGACCGCCGAGGGCGCGGAGATCGTCATCGCGCTCGGTGGCGACGGTACCTTCCTGCGCGCCGCCGAGTTGGCCCGGCCGGCGAAGGTGCCGCTGCTCGGGATCAACCTCGGCAAGGTCGGCTTCCTCGCCGAGGCGGAGATCGACGACCTCGACGTCGCGGTGCGGGACGTGGTGGCTCGCAACTACACCGTCAACGAACGGCTCACCCTCGACGTCACCGCTCAGTTCGACGGCGGACCGACGATCGAGTCGTGGGCGCTCAACGAGATAAGCGTGGAGAAGGGGGAGCGGGCCCAGATGCTGGAGCTGCTCGTCGACGTCGACGGGCGCCCGCTGTCCCGCTACGGCTGCGACGGAGTGGTCTGCGCCACCCCCACCGGCTCCACGGCGTACGCCTTCTCCGGTGGTGGTCCGGTGGTCTGGCCCGAGGTGGAGGCGTTGCTGTTGGTGCCGATCAGCGCGCACGCGCTGTTCAGCCGGCCGCTGGTGACCTCGCCCACCTCGACCTTCTCGATCACCGTCGACCCGTTCACCACCCTCGCCGTGCTCTCCTGCGACGGGCGGCGGGTGTACGACCTGCCGCCGGGGGCCCGGGTCACCGTGCGGCGGGGCACGCTGCCGGTGCGGATCGTCCGGTTGCAGGACCGGTCGTTCACCGACCGGCTGGTGGCCAAGTTCGGCCTGCCGGTGCAGGGCTGGCGGGGCAACCGGCGCTGA